The following DNA comes from Miscanthus floridulus cultivar M001 chromosome 5, ASM1932011v1, whole genome shotgun sequence.
TGGCATCACTGGCTTAGCAGGAGGCTGCTTTGGAGGCTCACGAATTAGTGGAGAGTCCCTCCTACGCGTCACTTCGTTGATGAAACTATCGAGGCGGTGTTTGGCGAAGTCATCATTTCCCTCGGTCGGGTGGGTATCCACCGGCGGTGAACTGGGAGGGTCAGCGTCCACCGTGAGGCTCGGTGAGTCCATGGCCCAGTGAATGGGGCGCGGAGGTGATGTCCGCAATGCACAGGAGCCCACAATGCACAGGAGCCCACAGCCACTgggtcctcatcctccagctgggaGGCCGTCACTGCCGCGGCCTCATCTTGTAGTTGGGGGCCACCGGAGGTGACAACTGGCGCTCAAGAGAAGGCCACGCGACGATCCGACTGCTGACGAGCGAGGCTACGAATTCCTCCCGCATCGAGTCCTCCGTGATGTCGCGACCATGCGTGGCGTCCGGGTACAACATCAGCGTCAACGGGTCAGGCTGGACACTGCCCGCCTCGCTGGACAACTTGACGTGCCCAGGCTGAGCTTCAGCAGCAACCGAGGTGAAGGCCGGAGCTGTCTGTGCTGCCCCTGTCGACCGCCCGTGACGCCACCGTCTTCGGCGCCGCCTCCGCCTTCGGCGCCAGCGACCACCGGTGGCGGGAACGGCGTTGGCCGACTTGACCCTACCTGAGTCTTGCGAGCCACCATGGTCCGCTGGCCCAGCGAAGCAGGCGGGGTGCTGCGGCTGGCGACTCATGGCTCTTGCATCACCCGAGCTTCGAGAGCCCAAACGCCTTGGCTGCTTGCAGTCGCGCGCAATGTGTCGAAATCCCCTACATCGCAAACATCGTTGGGGAAGCTTGCAGGTTGCCACCCGATGCGCGGAGGTGAGGCATTTGCCGAGAAAATCTGCCGGGATGCGCCTCGGTGGTCGACGACTCGCCGGCTGGCCGCTTACTGGCCCTCGTGCCTCAGCCGAGGCGGCCGCTGGTCGCGTCTCCTGGTGAAGGATCTCCCGCCACCCATCGACATGGGAGGCGGAGACCCGTCCGCGGCGCTCAAGGCGCTGGGCGTGCAGGGATACGGCCCTCCACCGACCGAGGCGGCATGCCGTACAACAGCTGTGGGCGCGGCCGACTGCGTTTACCGTTGATCAATCCTCCTATGAAAGGGATCAACCGGGATGCAGCACAGAATTCACATCGTAAGGCGCGACTAGGACCTTGCGTACCTTGAGCGACCTGGTAGCCCTGGGCGTACTACGGCGCGGCGGCCGAGTAGGGTTGCTGCGGGGGCGGGTAGACCGCATACGACGCCGGCGGCGGATGCGGGTAGTGCTGCATCCCGGGCGGCGGCGCCGGCTGGGGGAACCCGACCGCCGGCTGCGGAAACTCCCCAGAGGCCCCGGACGACGGGGGGCCGAAGGTACCGTACTGGTGCGGGTGCTGGTGCTGCGGCGGCGCCGACGGCGGGTACCCGTAAGAGGACGAGGAGGTGTCCGCCGAGCGGGCCTTCTCGTCGGCGTCCGGCATCTGGCCACCCATGGTAGCTCCCGCGGTGGTAAAGGTTAGTTAGGTTTGGGAATTTGCCCAACGAAGGACGGCAGGAGAGGAGGGAAGAGACGAGGGCGGCACGAGAAAACTTGGAGGATTTGCGCGTTGTTGTTGCTTGATGAAGACGATTAACGTGTGCTTCCAGCCTGGATGGCGGTGTTGGTGCTTAACCTCTCTGTGTGCCAGTTTGTAAAGTCAGATCTCATTTTAGTTTTGACAGCTGAAAGCCTGAAACGTGCTACATGAGGAGCAGGTAATAAGcacaattttttttcttcttcaattCAAAGAGCCATTAGGTCCTTGTTTGACGTGATTCAGATGCCAGGATTTGATTGTTTCTTGTGTCGCAGCTCTCAACCGTACCAGCAGCCTGTTGTCAGGCTTCGGAAATTGCTAGGAACATGCAAGATTCTCATTGCTAATAGCTGTTTTTTTTTGTGTGCGCAAAAGGAGCTTGGAGGTTTGACAACCCCGCTCAGGTCAATTTAAACCAAACAATTCGCAATTTGCCAAACATGTCTCGTATTTTAGCATCGAAGTTAACAGGCTGGAACGTTGCTATCATCATAGTATATAGCTGCAAACAAGAAATAATGAGCTCCCCAACACGCTATTTTTTCACAACCTATGGCTGCTGTGCAGAGAACAAGAGAGCTTCCACATGGACACGGtatatgttttcttctttgatgGTTGTCATCCAGCAGAACAGACGGCTTGATTTTGATTTCACctttagaaaagaaaagaatatcCTTTCAGCTTTTTTTAAAAGAATATCCAAATAGCATGGTTGCGGTTCGCAAAGTGTTTTCAGAAGGGCTACTTTATTATATTATCCTTAGCTTATTATGAGAACATTGTGCAGCACAAGACGAGAGGCAGTCGAAACTTCATTCACAATAGCATTGTTCCTTTTGATCTCACCAAACAATAGTGCCTTGCCACATACAACCAGAGGCTACACCGGCCATTGACTGATTATTTTCATGCAACATCACAGGTTGCAGCAAACAAATTATTTAATGAACAACTCAGCTCTGGTGTCGATCCGGAGTTCATAAAGAACCAGAAGTGCAGCTGCAGGCTTCCACTGGAACAGCTCAGATCTTCGGTGGTGGATCCTGGATACCGCAGACCAAATTGGCAGGTACAGCTACATCCATCATCTTCGGATATGACAAGTTCAAGTCTGCTCAAGATGAGACCAAATGATCAGACTTCTTTCTTTCAGCCCAAAACAAGAGGATTAATTTGACAAGCAAAGTGGGCATGTCTGCAGAAATGTGGCATCCACTTGAGAGAACTTACTATTCATGATCATCTTGAAAGTTTCctggacaaaaaaaaaatatatatatatatatataattagaaaaaaaacaaaacattgGTAGGTGAAATTTAagaatttcttttcttttgagCTATTTAAGAATTTCAGCCTAAATAGAAACTACCGATTACCTTATCTTTCGTGAGTCGAGCATTATAGGCAACCTCCTCTTCAACAGTACTTACCTGCAAGAACATAGATCGAGTGACTGCTAGCCTGGCTGGTGAACTTCAAGATACCAAGCACTCACCGTGAAACCTTTATAGTCATGAGCAGGATAAAGCAGTGTATCCTTTGGCATTGTGAAGATCTGATCAGATACAAAGCTTCAGTTAGTTAAATTCATATTTTGTCATACAATGATACAGGACAAGATTTTGCATGCTTGCCTGTGAATGCACTGACTGATACAGCTGATCAGAACTTCCTCCCTGCAACAATACAGAATAAATGCAAACTATTAATAGAAAAACACATCTACGGTTAACCAAAATTTCTCCAACATGAATTCAGAGCAACCAAAATTTCTCCAACATGAATCCAGAACTTTGCCTCGCAACTTCAGACGCTTGTATGTAATGGTGCTTCCTTAAGCTTTATATGATTAGAAAGACCACAATTACTATTTTCCTGTTTGCTAGCTTGTGAAGAAACTACCTAACCATATTACCTGGAAGTCTGTCCTTCCACATGCCCGGATAATTAGGGCATCACCAGTGAAAGCCATCCTTGGTGAGGGTTGCCCATCAGCATCCCCTGTAACATAAGTCACACAGCCAGAGGTATGGCCTGGAGTAGCTCGCACCTGAAATGGAATATTTTATTTCCATATAAAATTACATATCCACCAATGCAACAAGAAATTCCTTAAAATCGATCTATTTTAATGCACGTTCTCAGCTGAGGGTTGTATCTTGTATGTCAGTATATGCATGGATTTTGTTCATATTTTAGCAGCTATTGATGTGACAGGAATTGCAATACATTTATAAGCACAAAATTTCAGTTCAGAGATTTCTGTTGAGAGCCATAACATATTTACAAAGAACGACAGATGAATTCAAAAGACGAACAGCAATAAACATACATGCAACACATTACATAACAACTTACTAAATCATTTAGATTAACATCACTTAATTTTCTATGAACTAACTTAAAACCATATTTGTAAAAGTCAACTGTCAAAAATTACACTCTTCAAATGTGAATTGTGTATAAACAACAGGTCGGTTTACAAGTATTAGAAAGCAGCAAAAAGATTACGGGAGACAAAAAAACGAACGGAAAACGTACAAAATAGTTTTATAGAAACATGTTAGCATGAACAGTCCTGTAAGCAACCATGTATAGCTAAGCCAATTTAAGAATTCAAAGCCAACTGGCATTCATTAAAAAAATGCTCCAGAGTCCAGACTCTTGTATTTAACGGAAGCATAAAAATCTTCAACAGAAGTTACCAACTGCAACTTCTACATTTCATGAaacacacaacaacaacaacaacaacatagcctttcagtcccaagcaagttggggtaggctagagttgaaacccaccaagagccccaagtcacggtttagGCACTTCAATAGTTGCTTTCCATGTACTCATATTCAAAAATTTCATGAAACACAGGACAAACAATTTTCAAAATTCTTTACAAAATCAGGACCACTCACCCATTAAGTTCAAGAAAACCAAAGGGCTTAAGAGAACTAGTTACAGTATTCTCCATGTATGTGAGATTTTAAATCTTGGAATTTATGTATACTAAATGAATAAAGCAGAACAGAGTAAAGTAGCTTGTTCAAATGTGGTTGTACCTCAAGGAAAAGGTTACCAAAGTGTATTTTGTCCCCATGATCAACAAAATGATCAGCTTTTGCTCCACTAGCTTTTGAAATAAC
Coding sequences within:
- the LOC136450263 gene encoding persulfide dioxygenase ETHE1 homolog, mitochondrial-like; this translates as MVVPLRLIPRLAAAACRLTPAASCAPRLVLRRAPLLPVLAMASAYSACSGADRRLLFRQLFEKESSTYTYLLADVADPDKPAVLIDPVDRTVDRDLNLIKELGLKLVYAMNTHVHADHVTGTGLIKAKLPGVKSVISKASGAKADHFVDHGDKIHFGNLFLEVRATPGHTSGCVTYVTGDADGQPSPRMAFTGDALIIRACGRTDFQGGSSDQLYQSVHSQIFTMPKDTLLYPAHDYKGFTVSTVEEEVAYNARLTKDKETFKMIMNNLNLSYPKMMDVAVPANLVCGIQDPPPKI
- the LOC136450265 gene encoding uncharacterized protein, whose product is MGGQMPDADEKARSADTSSSSYGYPPSAPPQHQHPHQYGTFGPPSSGASGEFPQPAVGFPQPAPPPGMQHYPHPPPASYAVYPPPQQPYSAAAP